The genomic DNA GCGGAGACTGGGTCGGTTCATGACAGTGCAAGTGACAGCGAGTAAGCTGTTATTTTGTTCTTGTTATTGTTTTCGTTTCTTTCTGCCGTGGTGTGTTGGGATAACGATGGATATATGTATACGACCTTGACGATCAccttttatttcttttctttgtctgaTACTTTGGAGAGTTGGTTTGCGTTGCGCCGATATGCCTTCGTGTTTATATTAGACCAAGAAATTGAGCATTCTGTTCCTGATTGAGAAGTCAACGTGTGGATTTTATACCAATCCTGGGTATCATTGAAAGTACTAAACTAATTACCGAGCAAGAACACCATCAAAAGCTTCAATCGTcctcttcgtcatcatcctgTCGTCTTGACTGTCTTCGCCCGCTCCCTTGATCCTCATCTCCattctcatcctccgcctcgGTTCTCCCAGCTCTCCTCATCCCCAAGCTCCTCGCCAACTGTTGCTCAAACTCCTCCATCCGATCCCTCTCCAAAGCGGTCATATCTCCTGACTCCGCAACCTGTCCATAAACCTCCCTCACCAGCCCCGCAACCCCCTGAGTCCCAacctccatcttcccccGCGGCCCAACCATATACTCAATGATCTCCTCACCACCATCCATCTCCCGGTTGCGGATGAGGTAGCCTTCCTTGCAGAGCCGTTGCAGGAGTTTGTCCGTGCGGTCGATGGGCGTGTATGTGTCTGCGTTCGTGCGCTTCAGGTACCGTTCTAGCTTGGACTCCTGTAGCGCGCCGCCGTTAAGCAGGATCACGGCGATGATGAAGCTGTAGATGCCGGTGTAAGTGGATTCCATGGGAGCTTTGGTTGGGGGAAGGATTTGGGGTGTGCGGTATTGCGATGGGAGAGTGCTGTTTAGGATCCAGGATTTGTTGCTCGATGAGGGCTTTTCAACCTTTTGCGCGGCTGTTCATGTATTAGCACATTCCTTCTCTCCTTCAGCATACTTCATAGGCGGACGAAACTCACCCCTCCGTTGACTGATAGTAACCTTTTCCTTCCCCGGCAACTCCACCATCTGCATCCCAAACCTCTCCTGCAACGCCTTCTGCGCGCCCTGGAACACCGCTTTAAACTGTCTCGTGCCCTGCTCCCCCAATACCTTCGCGCTGATATCCGTCCGCCGGACAACCTGTCGCGAGTACTCGCTCGCCAGCACCAGACGCACCAGTTTCTTCACCATCACGTCTGTGCTGCTTGGCGCGTGGGTCGTgccgtcttcatcttcgttaTCGTCATCACTGCTGTCTGCTGCGGATTCTGTGTCGGAGTCTGCTTGGGTGTTTTGAGTttcgcggcggcggcggcgggggGCTTGTTGGGTGGAGGGGCCGGCGGGGGAGGAGGCGTAGATTTCTTCGTCGGGGTCGGGGTTCTGTTTATGGTTTATGTAAGTATCCGTTCGATTGACCTGTTCGATTGAA from Aspergillus chevalieri M1 DNA, chromosome 1, nearly complete sequence includes the following:
- a CDS encoding MAGE domain-containing protein (COG:S;~EggNog:ENOG410PP33;~InterPro:IPR002190,IPR037445,IPR041898,IPR041899;~PFAM:PF01454;~TransMembrane:1 (o185-203i)), which codes for MPLVRKRRNPDPDEEIYASSPAGPSTQQAPRRRRRETQNTQADSDTESAADSSDDDNEDEDGTTHAPSSTDVMVKKLVRLVLASEYSRQVVRRTDISAKVLGEQGTRQFKAVFQGAQKALQERFGMQMVELPGKEKVTISQRRAAQKVEKPSSSNKSWILNSTLPSQYRTPQILPPTKAPMESTYTGIYSFIIAVILLNGGALQESKLERYLKRTNADTYTPIDRTDKLLQRLCKEGYLIRNREMDGGEEIIEYMVGPRGKMEVGTQGVAGLVREVYGQVAESGDMTALERDRMEEFEQQLARSLGMRRAGRTEAEDENGDEDQGSGRRQSRRQDDDEEDD